One Streptomyces sp. P9-A2 DNA window includes the following coding sequences:
- a CDS encoding HAD family hydrolase, whose product MVRRPLGNHHDGPDTLLVTSDATQTEPVTYETENDRNERNDRNDRNDRRDLNNSDELNDLNGLISGARVVLWDFDGPICRLFAGHSAERVATDLVEWLEGRGLHGLLTEPERESLDPHAVLRAVDRRHPGSDLVAELEARLTQEEMLAASSAWPTAYADPLIRTWTAVGSRQAIATNNSPHVVRKYLADRGLLGCFAPHIYGRTQQLSRLKPDPHCINRALNAMGAAPASALMIGDTPSDLHAARAAGVPFLGYARNEEKEKILQAAGATVILSSLEPVLDRIRAAPQA is encoded by the coding sequence GTGGTTCGACGCCCTCTGGGAAACCATCACGACGGACCTGACACTCTCCTAGTGACTTCTGATGCGACGCAGACCGAACCAGTGACATACGAGACCGAGAACGACCGGAACGAGCGGAACGACCGGAACGACCGGAACGACCGGAGGGATCTCAACAACTCGGACGAACTGAACGACCTGAACGGCCTCATCAGCGGCGCCCGCGTCGTGCTGTGGGACTTCGACGGGCCCATCTGCCGCCTGTTCGCCGGCCACTCGGCGGAACGGGTGGCGACGGACCTCGTCGAATGGCTGGAGGGCCGGGGGCTGCACGGGCTGCTCACGGAGCCCGAACGCGAGTCGCTGGACCCGCACGCGGTGCTCCGCGCCGTCGACCGCAGGCACCCGGGCAGTGACCTGGTGGCCGAACTGGAGGCACGGCTCACCCAGGAGGAAATGCTGGCCGCGTCCTCGGCGTGGCCCACCGCCTACGCCGACCCGTTGATCCGCACCTGGACGGCGGTGGGCTCCCGGCAGGCCATCGCGACGAACAACTCTCCCCACGTGGTCCGCAAGTACCTCGCCGACCGCGGCCTGCTCGGCTGCTTCGCCCCCCACATCTACGGCCGCACCCAGCAGCTCAGCCGGCTCAAGCCCGACCCCCACTGCATCAACCGCGCCCTGAACGCCATGGGCGCGGCCCCGGCCTCCGCCCTGATGATCGGCGACACCCCCTCCGACCTCCACGCCGCCCGGGCGGCCGGCGTGCCCTTCCTCGGCTACGCCCGCAACGAGGAGAAGGAAAAGATCCTGCAGGCCGCCGGCGCCACCGTGATCCTGTCCTCCCTGGAACCCGTACTCGACCGGATCCGCGCCGCGCCTCAGGCCTGA
- a CDS encoding GntR family transcriptional regulator, with product MVVAQESVAVNGNSRNSPQEIADILRERIRAGELRVGERLPTQAELAEEFGVERGVVRQALRVLADDGLLSNVSKGSPPRIAEPAPASDEPQPTMVGLAPRLTEAFSAAHVRIDVVSHTSETLMVAVGEPVRLIHEGRLRPESIEFRVLLPSRTINLAFPVLVDENADGDDPVHERWLQMRNAQAQVLQHNLQAVRHTHGIDVHVRFRALPFTPPMKLYLLNGQEALLGYYMLARREEEWGTQTLDMYDALGSQSLLFSFAKQAGQRDQAFVEESQKWFDALWETITTDLTLS from the coding sequence TTGGTCGTGGCCCAGGAGAGCGTCGCAGTGAACGGCAACAGCAGGAACTCGCCCCAGGAAATCGCCGACATCCTGCGCGAACGTATCCGCGCCGGGGAGCTCAGGGTCGGCGAACGCCTGCCCACCCAGGCCGAGCTCGCCGAGGAGTTCGGCGTGGAGCGCGGGGTCGTCCGCCAGGCACTGCGCGTTCTCGCGGACGACGGTCTGCTGAGCAACGTCAGCAAGGGCAGCCCGCCCCGGATCGCCGAACCGGCCCCGGCGTCGGACGAACCCCAGCCGACCATGGTCGGCCTCGCCCCCCGTCTCACCGAGGCCTTCTCCGCGGCGCACGTCCGTATCGACGTCGTGTCCCACACCTCCGAGACGCTGATGGTCGCCGTCGGCGAACCCGTCCGGCTGATCCACGAGGGCAGACTCCGCCCCGAGTCGATCGAATTCCGCGTTCTCCTGCCGTCCCGGACCATCAACCTGGCCTTCCCCGTCCTGGTCGACGAGAACGCCGACGGCGACGACCCGGTCCACGAGCGCTGGCTGCAGATGCGCAACGCCCAGGCCCAGGTGCTCCAGCACAACCTGCAGGCCGTCCGCCACACCCACGGCATCGACGTCCACGTCAGGTTCCGTGCCCTGCCCTTCACTCCGCCGATGAAGCTCTACCTGCTCAACGGCCAGGAAGCGCTGCTCGGTTACTACATGCTCGCCAGGCGCGAGGAGGAGTGGGGCACCCAGACCCTGGACATGTACGACGCCCTCGGCTCCCAGTCCCTGCTCTTCTCCTTCGCCAAGCAGGCCGGACAGCGGGACCAGGCGTTCGTGGAGGAATCCCAGAAGTGGTTCGACGCCCTCTGGGAAACCATCACGACGGACCTGACACTCTCCTAG
- a CDS encoding FadR/GntR family transcriptional regulator gives MDPEYAPVNGRKRPQRPQRTHREVADELRARIRSGELRPGQRMPTQAKLADEFGVERGAVRQALRILQSEQLLTNVAKGAPATVAGRPGGAPTGPGAPPQPTTAALTPRIAAAFEAEHVEIDAVCLTAVSLTLAIGEPLRRIHAGRMKPAKVDVRVLLPGRNIDLAFPVAVGSPDDGRDGDRHAGRGDDPVHERWLAMRNAQGQVLRHNLLALRATHGIDVRVSFRALPFTPPVKLYLLNGVEALFAYYTLSRSEAQIDQENVQTYDAQGTRSALFAFEQGAGMRDNAFVTQSQLWFNALWETISSELRLTS, from the coding sequence GTGGACCCGGAATACGCCCCCGTCAATGGACGGAAGAGGCCTCAGCGGCCACAGAGGACACATCGCGAGGTGGCCGACGAGTTGCGCGCCCGGATCAGGTCCGGGGAGCTGCGACCTGGCCAGCGCATGCCCACTCAGGCGAAGCTCGCGGACGAGTTCGGCGTCGAGCGCGGTGCCGTACGCCAGGCACTGCGCATCCTGCAGTCCGAGCAGTTGCTCACCAACGTCGCCAAGGGTGCCCCGGCGACCGTCGCCGGCCGCCCCGGAGGGGCGCCGACCGGCCCGGGAGCGCCGCCCCAGCCCACCACGGCGGCCCTCACACCCCGTATCGCCGCCGCCTTCGAGGCCGAGCACGTCGAGATCGACGCCGTCTGTCTGACCGCGGTATCCCTCACCCTCGCCATCGGCGAACCGCTGCGCCGGATCCATGCCGGGCGGATGAAACCGGCCAAGGTCGACGTCCGCGTCCTGCTGCCCGGCAGGAACATCGACCTCGCCTTCCCGGTGGCGGTCGGGAGTCCTGACGACGGCCGGGACGGTGACCGTCACGCCGGCCGCGGAGACGACCCCGTGCACGAGCGTTGGCTGGCGATGCGCAACGCCCAGGGGCAGGTGCTCCGGCACAATCTGCTCGCCCTGCGCGCCACCCACGGCATCGACGTGCGGGTCTCCTTCCGGGCGCTGCCCTTCACCCCGCCGGTGAAGCTGTACCTGCTCAACGGCGTGGAGGCGCTGTTCGCCTACTACACGCTGTCCCGCAGCGAGGCGCAGATCGACCAGGAGAACGTTCAGACGTACGACGCGCAGGGCACCCGCTCCGCGCTGTTCGCGTTCGAGCAGGGCGCGGGGATGCGGGACAACGCCTTCGTGACGCAGTCCCAGCTGTGGTTCAACGCGTTGTGGGAGACGATCAGTTCGGAGTTGCGGCTCACGAGCTGA